Proteins from one Embleya scabrispora genomic window:
- the rpmF gene encoding 50S ribosomal protein L32, which produces MAVPKRKMSRSNTRHRRSQWKATAANLVTCERCREPKLSHIACPSCGTYNRRQVLDV; this is translated from the coding sequence GTGGCTGTTCCGAAGCGGAAGATGTCGCGCAGCAACACCCGGCACCGCCGGAGCCAGTGGAAGGCCACTGCCGCCAACCTGGTGACCTGCGAGCGCTGCCGTGAGCCCAAGCTGTCGCACATCGCGTGCCCGAGCTGCGGCACCTACAACCGCCGCCAGGTCCTCGACGTCTGA
- the smc gene encoding chromosome segregation protein SMC — translation MHLKSLTLRGFKSFASATTLRFEPGITCVVGPNGSGKSNVVDALSWVMGEQGAKTLRGGKMEDVIFAGTAGRPPLGRAEVSLTIDNTDGALPIDYAEVTITRRMFRNGGSEYEINGSTCRLLDIQELLSDSGIGREMHVIVGQGRLDSVLQADPTGRRAFIEEAAGVLKHRKRKEKALRKLDAMQANLNRVQDLTGELRRQLKPLGRQAQVARRAAAIQADLRDARLRLLADDLVGLRRALAEEVADETVLRERRTVVERELGVVQAREAELDAEVRAMAPRLARAQETWYTLSALAERVRGTAGLAGQRLRHASAAPADERRGRDPEDMEREAARIREQEAELAAALESAQVELAETVERRGALERALVAEEGRLKVVARALADRREGLARLVGQVGAARSRVAAAEAEIGRLAGARDEARERAVAAREEYEELRLGVEGSPEDGDGGSGLAAIEARLAAAEEALVAAEEALAEARDAEQAVERERSAVTARKEALEPALRRRDGSGALLAAGDRLSGVLGTVAALITVEHGAEQAVAAALGAASEAIAVDGVEPAVDALRLLRKDDAGRAALVLAGAAVEGSAVAGPEGWPALPAGAVYATRLVVVPEALRGALAALLDRVAVVDDLGAAADLVRAVPGVRAVTRDGDLVGEGFAYGGSAGAPSLLEVQAAVDEAVARLDVLTRGCAAAKDALADAVAGRREAAAAVERARAERREAERRAAAAAQQLGRLGGQARAAAGEAERLAGAVATAEAAREQEEAKAEELAARLESAEEYNAAEGDEEPDTAERDRLAGAASGARQAEMEARLAVRTHEERVRSLAGRADALDRGARAEREARAAAARRRERLAVEARIARAVLVGAEALLRHVEASLARAGGEREAAEAARAACEAELARERGRSREFAAELEKLTDSVHRDEMLRAEKRLRVEQLEARSLEEHGIEAEGLVAEYGPDRLVPASLPAEGESRDPDAPEAQPRPYVRAEQEKRLRAAEKAHVQLGKVNPLALEEFAALEERHNFLTEQLEDLKKTRRDLMTVVKEVDERVEQVFTAAFHDTAREFVGVFARLFPGGEGRLVLTDPEDMLTTGIEVEARPPGKKVKRLSLLSGGERSLTAVALLVAIFKARPSPFYVMDEVEAALDDMNLQRLIGIFAELRESSQLIVITHQKRTMEVADALYGVSMRGDGVTTVISQRLRQEDRREATEHAEPMSGAAR, via the coding sequence GTGCACCTCAAGAGTCTGACCCTGCGTGGCTTCAAGTCCTTCGCGTCGGCGACGACGCTGCGCTTCGAGCCCGGCATCACGTGCGTGGTCGGGCCCAACGGCTCCGGCAAGTCGAACGTGGTCGACGCGCTGTCGTGGGTGATGGGGGAGCAGGGCGCCAAGACGCTGCGCGGCGGCAAGATGGAGGACGTCATCTTCGCCGGCACCGCCGGCCGGCCGCCGCTCGGGCGGGCCGAGGTGAGCCTGACCATCGACAACACCGACGGCGCGCTGCCCATCGACTACGCCGAAGTCACCATCACCCGGCGGATGTTCCGCAACGGCGGCTCCGAGTACGAGATCAACGGCAGCACCTGTCGGCTGCTCGACATCCAGGAGCTGCTCTCCGACTCCGGGATCGGTCGGGAGATGCACGTGATCGTCGGCCAGGGTCGGCTCGACTCCGTGTTGCAGGCCGACCCCACCGGGCGACGCGCGTTCATCGAGGAGGCCGCGGGCGTTCTCAAGCATCGCAAGCGCAAGGAGAAGGCGCTGCGCAAGCTGGACGCGATGCAGGCCAACCTGAACCGGGTCCAGGACCTGACGGGCGAGCTGCGCAGGCAGCTCAAGCCGCTCGGCCGGCAGGCCCAGGTGGCGCGGCGGGCGGCGGCGATCCAGGCCGACCTGCGGGACGCGCGGCTGCGGCTGCTCGCCGACGACCTGGTGGGACTGCGGCGCGCGCTGGCCGAGGAGGTCGCCGACGAGACGGTGCTGCGCGAGCGGCGCACGGTGGTCGAGCGCGAGTTGGGCGTGGTCCAGGCCCGGGAGGCCGAATTGGACGCCGAGGTGCGGGCGATGGCGCCGCGCCTGGCTCGGGCCCAGGAGACCTGGTACACGCTGTCCGCGCTGGCCGAACGGGTGCGCGGGACGGCGGGCCTGGCGGGCCAGCGGCTGCGGCACGCGAGCGCGGCGCCGGCCGACGAGCGGCGGGGGCGCGACCCGGAGGACATGGAGCGCGAGGCCGCGCGCATCCGCGAGCAGGAGGCGGAGTTGGCCGCCGCGCTGGAGTCGGCGCAGGTCGAACTCGCCGAGACGGTGGAGCGGCGCGGCGCGTTGGAGCGGGCCCTGGTCGCCGAGGAGGGCCGGCTCAAGGTGGTGGCCCGGGCGCTCGCGGACCGCCGGGAGGGACTGGCCCGGCTGGTCGGACAGGTCGGCGCCGCGCGCAGCCGGGTGGCCGCCGCGGAGGCCGAGATCGGTCGGCTGGCCGGCGCCCGGGACGAGGCGCGGGAGCGGGCGGTCGCGGCGCGCGAGGAGTACGAGGAGCTGCGGCTCGGGGTCGAGGGTTCGCCCGAGGACGGTGACGGCGGGTCCGGGCTCGCGGCGATCGAGGCCCGGTTGGCGGCCGCCGAGGAGGCGCTGGTCGCCGCGGAGGAGGCGTTGGCCGAGGCGCGTGACGCGGAGCAGGCGGTGGAGCGGGAGCGGTCGGCGGTGACCGCGCGCAAGGAGGCGTTGGAGCCGGCGCTGCGACGCCGGGACGGCAGCGGTGCGCTGCTCGCGGCCGGTGACCGCCTGTCCGGCGTGCTCGGCACGGTGGCCGCGCTGATCACCGTGGAGCACGGCGCCGAGCAGGCGGTGGCGGCGGCCCTGGGGGCGGCCTCGGAGGCGATCGCGGTGGACGGCGTGGAGCCGGCCGTGGACGCGTTGCGGCTGCTGCGCAAGGACGACGCGGGGCGGGCGGCGCTGGTGCTCGCCGGGGCCGCTGTGGAGGGGTCGGCGGTCGCCGGGCCGGAGGGGTGGCCCGCGCTGCCGGCGGGCGCGGTGTACGCGACGCGGCTGGTGGTCGTACCCGAGGCGTTGCGCGGGGCGCTGGCCGCGCTGCTCGATCGGGTCGCGGTGGTCGACGACCTCGGCGCAGCGGCGGACCTGGTCCGGGCGGTGCCCGGGGTGCGGGCGGTGACCCGGGACGGGGATCTGGTCGGCGAGGGCTTCGCGTACGGCGGGTCGGCGGGTGCGCCGAGCCTGCTGGAGGTACAGGCCGCAGTGGACGAGGCGGTCGCGCGGCTGGACGTGTTGACCCGCGGGTGCGCCGCGGCGAAGGACGCGCTGGCCGACGCGGTGGCGGGCCGGCGGGAGGCCGCGGCGGCGGTCGAGCGGGCCCGGGCGGAGCGGCGCGAGGCGGAGCGCCGGGCGGCCGCGGCCGCGCAGCAGTTGGGTCGGCTCGGCGGCCAGGCCCGGGCGGCGGCGGGTGAGGCCGAGCGGTTGGCGGGCGCGGTGGCCACGGCCGAGGCGGCGCGGGAGCAGGAGGAGGCGAAGGCCGAGGAGTTGGCGGCCCGCCTGGAGAGTGCCGAGGAGTACAACGCGGCCGAGGGCGACGAGGAGCCGGACACCGCCGAGCGCGATCGGCTCGCGGGCGCGGCGAGCGGCGCGCGGCAGGCCGAGATGGAGGCCCGGTTGGCGGTACGCACCCACGAGGAGCGGGTGCGCTCGCTCGCGGGTCGGGCCGACGCGCTGGACCGGGGCGCGCGGGCGGAGCGGGAGGCGCGCGCGGCGGCCGCGCGGCGCCGCGAGCGGTTGGCGGTGGAGGCGCGGATCGCGCGGGCGGTGCTCGTGGGGGCGGAGGCGCTGCTGCGGCACGTGGAGGCGTCGCTGGCGCGGGCCGGCGGTGAGCGTGAGGCGGCGGAGGCGGCCCGGGCCGCGTGCGAGGCGGAGCTGGCCCGCGAGCGCGGGCGGTCCCGGGAGTTCGCCGCCGAGTTGGAGAAGTTGACCGACTCGGTGCACCGGGACGAGATGCTGCGGGCGGAGAAGCGGCTGCGGGTCGAGCAGTTGGAGGCCCGGTCGTTGGAGGAGCACGGGATCGAGGCCGAGGGGCTGGTCGCCGAGTACGGCCCGGACCGACTCGTGCCCGCGTCGTTGCCGGCCGAGGGCGAGTCGCGCGACCCGGACGCGCCCGAGGCGCAGCCGCGTCCGTACGTCCGGGCCGAGCAGGAGAAGCGGCTGCGCGCGGCGGAGAAGGCGCATGTACAGCTCGGCAAGGTGAATCCGCTGGCGTTGGAGGAGTTCGCCGCGCTGGAGGAGCGGCACAACTTCCTGACCGAGCAGTTGGAGGATCTGAAGAAGACCCGCCGCGATCTGATGACCGTGGTCAAGGAGGTGGACGAGCGGGTCGAGCAGGTCTTCACCGCGGCCTTCCACGACACCGCGCGGGAGTTCGTGGGGGTGTTCGCCCGGCTGTTCCCCGGCGGCGAGGGGCGGTTGGTGCTCACCGATCCGGAGGACATGCTGACCACGGGCATCGAGGTCGAGGCCCGGCCGCCGGGCAAGAAGGTCAAGCGGTTGTCGCTGCTGTCCGGCGGCGAACGTTCGCTGACCGCGGTGGCCCTGCTCGTGGCGATCTTCAAGGCCCGGCCCAGTCCGTTCTATGTGATGGACGAGGTCGAGGCGGCGCTGGACGACATGAATCTCCAGCGGCTGATCGGGATCTTCGCGGAGCTGCGGGAGAGTTCGCAGCTGATCGTGATCACCCACCAAAAGCGCACGATGGAGGTCGCCGACGCGCTCTACGGCGTCTCGATGCGTGGTGACGGCGTGACGACGGTGATCAGCCAGCGGTTGCGGCAGGAGGATCGGCGGGAGGCGACGGAGCACGCCGAGCCGATGAGCGGGGCGGCGCGCTGA
- the mutM gene encoding bifunctional DNA-formamidopyrimidine glycosylase/DNA-(apurinic or apyrimidinic site) lyase produces MPELPEVEVVRRGLETWVVGRTIARVEVTHERAIRRHLAGSADFADALVGTRVHAARRRGKYLWLPLVAPGADEPEDALLAHLGMSGQLLVQPAEAPREKHLHVRFGFTDGGRELRFVDQRTFGGLAVERGGAELPPSMAHIARDPLDPLFDDTLFHAALRRRNTEVKRALLDQSLVSGIGNIYADEALWRSRLHGARPTGRLTLAQTTLLLASARDVMNDALAAGGTSFDSLYVNVNGESGYFSRGLDAYGREGEPCNRCATPIRRISFMNRSSYFCPSCQRTPRRATVGA; encoded by the coding sequence GTGCCCGAACTGCCCGAGGTCGAGGTCGTCCGTCGCGGACTGGAGACGTGGGTGGTGGGCCGCACCATCGCGCGTGTCGAGGTCACCCACGAGCGGGCGATCCGCCGCCATCTCGCGGGTTCGGCGGACTTCGCCGACGCGCTCGTCGGCACCCGCGTGCACGCCGCGCGCCGCCGCGGCAAGTATCTGTGGTTGCCGCTGGTGGCGCCCGGCGCCGACGAACCCGAGGACGCGCTGCTCGCGCACCTGGGGATGAGCGGGCAACTCCTCGTGCAACCGGCCGAGGCCCCCCGGGAGAAACACCTGCACGTGCGCTTCGGCTTCACCGACGGCGGCCGCGAGTTGCGCTTCGTCGACCAGCGTACGTTCGGCGGGCTCGCGGTCGAGCGCGGCGGCGCCGAACTGCCGCCCTCGATGGCGCACATCGCGCGCGACCCGCTCGATCCGCTGTTCGACGACACGCTCTTCCACGCCGCGCTGCGTCGGCGCAACACCGAGGTCAAGCGCGCGCTCCTGGACCAGTCGCTGGTCAGCGGCATCGGCAACATCTACGCCGACGAGGCGCTGTGGCGCAGCCGACTGCACGGCGCGCGGCCGACCGGACGGTTGACCCTCGCGCAGACCACACTGCTGCTCGCCTCGGCCCGCGACGTGATGAACGACGCGCTCGCGGCGGGCGGCACCTCGTTCGACAGCCTGTACGTCAACGTGAACGGGGAGAGCGGCTACTTCTCCCGCGGCCTGGACGCCTACGGCCGCGAGGGCGAGCCGTGCAACCGGTGCGCGACGCCCATCCGGCGCATCTCGTTCATGAATCGCAGCAGTTACTTCTGTCCGTCCTGTCAGCGCACGCCACGCAGGGCGACGGTCGGGGCGTAG
- a CDS encoding CAP domain-containing protein has protein sequence MARHSRTPTSERPHRRRAKSRRRRLAPLLALLAVLAVGGTVAGMVVSEHAGESSARHASGPDGDRAGRPFDGSGPAGAAAADRTGDEASRSLLPGAATTGRTALPDPGAGTTPATTAPPSTPSTAGTGTGTPSPSTPPPSKPAATPSTSAPKLPSDPEERVLALVNDERASAGCGPVKNDAKLVALARAHSADMAARDYFDHNTPDGQTPWDRAEKAGVTYLGAENIARGQKTADAVMRAWMNSPGHRRNILDCSLTKLGVGIHEGTGGPWWTQEFGR, from the coding sequence ATGGCCCGGCACAGTCGCACTCCGACGTCGGAACGCCCGCATCGACGACGCGCGAAGTCGCGACGGCGACGACTCGCCCCCCTGCTCGCCCTGTTGGCCGTACTCGCCGTGGGCGGCACGGTGGCCGGCATGGTCGTCTCGGAGCACGCCGGCGAGTCATCCGCCCGGCATGCGAGCGGTCCCGACGGCGACCGGGCCGGCCGGCCCTTCGACGGCTCGGGGCCGGCCGGCGCCGCCGCGGCCGACCGCACCGGCGACGAGGCGTCCCGCAGCCTGCTGCCGGGCGCGGCGACCACCGGCCGCACCGCCCTGCCGGATCCCGGCGCCGGCACCACGCCCGCCACGACCGCGCCGCCGAGCACCCCGAGCACCGCCGGCACCGGTACCGGCACGCCGAGCCCGAGCACCCCGCCGCCGAGCAAGCCCGCGGCGACGCCGTCCACGAGCGCGCCGAAACTGCCGAGCGACCCCGAGGAGCGGGTGCTCGCGCTGGTCAACGACGAGCGGGCGAGCGCGGGCTGCGGCCCCGTCAAAAACGACGCGAAGCTGGTCGCGCTGGCCCGCGCGCACAGCGCCGACATGGCCGCCCGCGACTACTTCGACCACAACACACCCGACGGGCAGACCCCGTGGGACCGGGCCGAGAAGGCCGGCGTGACCTACCTGGGCGCGGAGAACATCGCGCGCGGCCAAAAGACCGCCGACGCGGTGATGCGCGCCTGGATGAACAGCCCGGGCCACCGCCGCAACATCCTCGACTGCTCGCTCACCAAACTCGGCGTCGGCATCCACGAGGGCACCGGCGGCCCGTGGTGGACCCAGGAATTCGGCCGCTGA
- a CDS encoding bifunctional DNA primase/polymerase, producing MSAVGEDMDIMLGTRRRTRAALWQAVAEFAEERGWPVAQGAHLVRDGRGIHCSCGRRTCAAPGMHPADPRWSERATASPAAVRYLWSQWPDSTVVVPTGRVFDAISVPRGAGARALVRLERMGTPLGPVLATPTGRLAFLVAPGAAAELPHLLYQMGWDDADLDLRCHGTGDYVFAPPSPMGMLGPVEWIRPPASGTSTLPEARLLLGTLAYTCHRQESPTGRGLWLAS from the coding sequence ATGAGTGCCGTTGGGGAGGACATGGACATCATGCTCGGAACGCGCCGGCGCACGCGGGCCGCACTGTGGCAGGCGGTGGCCGAGTTCGCGGAGGAACGCGGCTGGCCGGTGGCCCAGGGCGCGCATCTGGTCCGCGACGGACGCGGCATCCACTGTTCGTGCGGCCGCCGTACATGTGCCGCGCCGGGCATGCACCCGGCCGACCCGCGCTGGTCCGAACGGGCGACCGCGTCGCCGGCGGCGGTGCGCTACCTGTGGTCGCAGTGGCCGGACAGCACGGTGGTGGTCCCCACGGGTCGGGTCTTCGACGCGATCAGCGTGCCGCGCGGGGCGGGCGCGCGGGCGCTGGTGCGCCTGGAACGCATGGGCACCCCGCTGGGCCCGGTCCTGGCCACCCCGACCGGCCGGCTGGCCTTCCTGGTCGCCCCCGGAGCCGCCGCCGAACTCCCGCACCTGCTCTACCAAATGGGCTGGGACGACGCCGACCTGGACCTACGCTGCCACGGCACGGGCGACTACGTCTTCGCCCCACCGTCCCCCATGGGCATGCTGGGCCCGGTCGAATGGATCCGCCCCCCGGCCTCCGGCACCTCCACACTCCCCGAGGCCCGCCTCCTCCTGGGCACCCTGGCCTACACGTGCCACCGCCAGGAGTCCCCCACAGGCCGAGGCCTATGGCTGGCCTCCTGA
- a CDS encoding LLM class flavin-dependent oxidoreductase has translation MAVTNLRFNQVLPGLDRQEMSARYRATVEMAAFADKNGFDMISLEEHHGADNAWSPSPLSTAGAIFGATERIGVIVCALLAPLYDPIRLAEDIAVLDNISGGRLSLVAGIGYRPEEYAALGKEWKRRGKIQDEVLETLLKAWTGEPFEYRGTTVRVTPKPFTDPHPMVMVGGTAKASVRRAVRLRLPFYAAAPIPELERYYYELAAEEGFEGGFAILPPVKTRMIFCTEDPDKAWAEYGEYFLHEATTYAGWQTPDIASVVESSATTVAALREEGIYCCLTPDECVEIGQVGGLTDALILHPLVGGLPIDAGWASLQLFNDKVMPRNVPA, from the coding sequence ATGGCTGTCACGAATCTGCGGTTCAACCAGGTCCTCCCCGGTCTCGACCGGCAGGAGATGTCCGCCCGCTACCGGGCCACCGTCGAGATGGCGGCCTTCGCGGACAAGAACGGGTTCGACATGATCAGCCTGGAGGAGCACCACGGCGCGGACAACGCCTGGAGCCCGTCACCGCTGAGCACCGCGGGAGCGATATTCGGCGCCACCGAGCGCATCGGCGTGATCGTCTGCGCGCTGCTCGCCCCGCTCTACGACCCGATCCGGCTCGCCGAGGACATCGCCGTCCTGGACAACATCAGCGGCGGCCGGCTCTCCCTGGTCGCGGGCATCGGCTACCGGCCCGAGGAGTACGCGGCGCTCGGCAAGGAGTGGAAGCGGCGCGGGAAGATCCAGGACGAGGTCCTGGAGACCCTGCTCAAGGCCTGGACCGGCGAGCCGTTCGAATACCGCGGCACCACCGTACGGGTCACCCCGAAGCCGTTCACCGACCCGCACCCGATGGTCATGGTCGGCGGCACCGCGAAGGCCTCCGTGCGCCGCGCGGTCCGGCTGCGCCTGCCGTTCTACGCGGCGGCGCCGATCCCGGAGCTGGAGCGGTACTACTACGAACTCGCCGCGGAGGAGGGCTTCGAGGGCGGCTTCGCGATCCTGCCGCCGGTGAAGACCCGGATGATCTTCTGCACCGAGGACCCGGACAAGGCGTGGGCCGAGTACGGCGAATACTTCCTGCACGAGGCCACCACCTACGCCGGCTGGCAGACTCCCGACATAGCCTCCGTCGTCGAGTCGTCGGCCACCACCGTGGCGGCGCTGCGCGAGGAGGGCATCTACTGCTGCCTCACCCCCGACGAGTGTGTCGAGATCGGGCAGGTCGGCGGCCTCACCGACGCGCTGATCCTGCACCCGCTGGTCGGCGGCCTGCCGATCGACGCGGGCTGGGCCAGCCTGCAGTTGTTCAACGACAAGGTCATGCCGCGCAACGTCCCGGCGTAA
- the ftsY gene encoding signal recognition particle-docking protein FtsY, which yields METVILIVVIALVVLGAAGWFVVGSRRKGLPPAPPRTPAEPGVGDEAAPSVEAPRRSVDTVDLPETTVVVPAEPEPAPLEIPDPTAGRLVRLRARLARSQTSLGKGLLALLAREHLDEDTWEEIEDTLLTADVGVASTQELVDRLRTRVKVLGTRTPADLRALLHEELLTLVGPDLDRTLKTARHTGGEAGDRPAVVLVVGVNGTGKTTTTGKLARVLVADGRSVVLGAADTFRAAAADQLQTWGERVGARTVRGPEAGDPASVAFDAVKEGIAEGVDTVLVDTAGRLHTKTGLMDELGKVKRVVEKHGPVDEVLLVLDATTGQNGLVQARVFAEVVDITGIVLTKLDGTAKGGIVVSVQRELGVPVKLIGLGEGPDDLAPFEPSAFVDALIGE from the coding sequence ATGGAGACTGTGATCCTGATCGTCGTCATTGCCCTTGTCGTCCTCGGCGCCGCCGGCTGGTTCGTGGTCGGCTCGCGCCGCAAGGGCCTCCCGCCGGCGCCGCCGCGCACGCCGGCCGAGCCGGGTGTCGGTGACGAGGCCGCGCCGAGTGTCGAGGCGCCGCGGCGCAGCGTCGACACGGTCGACCTGCCGGAGACCACGGTGGTGGTGCCGGCCGAGCCGGAACCGGCGCCGCTGGAGATTCCCGACCCCACGGCGGGTCGGCTGGTCCGGCTGCGGGCCCGGCTGGCCCGTTCGCAGACCTCGTTGGGCAAGGGGCTGTTGGCCCTGCTCGCGCGCGAGCACCTGGACGAGGACACCTGGGAGGAGATCGAGGACACCCTGCTGACCGCCGACGTCGGCGTCGCGTCCACGCAGGAGCTGGTGGATCGGCTCCGCACGCGGGTGAAGGTGCTCGGTACGCGGACGCCGGCCGATCTGCGGGCGCTGCTGCACGAGGAGCTGCTCACGCTGGTCGGGCCGGACCTGGACCGTACGCTGAAGACCGCCCGGCACACCGGGGGAGAGGCGGGCGACCGGCCGGCCGTGGTGCTGGTGGTGGGCGTCAACGGGACCGGCAAGACCACCACGACGGGCAAGCTGGCTCGGGTGCTGGTGGCCGACGGGCGCAGCGTGGTGCTGGGCGCGGCCGATACGTTCCGGGCCGCGGCGGCCGACCAGTTGCAGACGTGGGGCGAGCGGGTGGGCGCCCGTACCGTGCGGGGGCCGGAGGCCGGGGACCCGGCCAGCGTCGCGTTCGACGCGGTCAAGGAGGGCATCGCCGAGGGTGTGGACACGGTGCTCGTGGACACCGCCGGGCGGCTGCACACCAAGACCGGGCTGATGGACGAGCTGGGCAAGGTCAAGCGGGTGGTGGAGAAGCACGGGCCGGTGGACGAGGTGCTGCTCGTGCTGGATGCCACGACCGGGCAGAACGGGCTGGTCCAGGCTCGGGTGTTCGCGGAGGTGGTGGACATCACCGGCATCGTGCTCACGAAGCTGGACGGGACCGCCAAGGGGGGCATCGTGGTTTCGGTGCAGCGGGAGTTGGGCGTGCCGGTGAAGTTGATCGGGCTCGGGGAGGGGCCGGACGATCTGGCGCCGTTCGAGCCGTCGGCGTTCGTGGACGCGCTGATCGGCGAGTAG
- the rnc gene encoding ribonuclease III, whose product MTESLAQYADLEGRLGWSLDAALLERALTHRSYAYEHGGLPTNERLEFLGDSVLGLVVTDTLYRRHPDLPEGQLAKLRAAVVNSRALAGVSRRLDLGAFIRLGRGEVGTGGRDKSSILADTLEAILGAVYLDQGLDAATELIHRLFDPLIEQSANLGAGLDWKTSLQEQTAAAGIGVPEYVVSETGPDHEKTFTALARVAGVDYGTGVGRSKKEAEQQAAESAWHSIRAKYGDGSGTAPATA is encoded by the coding sequence GTGACGGAATCACTCGCGCAATACGCGGATCTGGAAGGGCGGCTGGGCTGGTCGCTCGACGCCGCCCTTCTGGAACGCGCCCTCACCCATCGTTCGTACGCGTACGAACACGGCGGGCTGCCGACCAACGAGCGCCTGGAGTTCCTGGGCGACTCGGTGCTCGGCCTCGTCGTCACCGACACGCTCTACCGCAGGCACCCCGACCTGCCCGAGGGCCAGCTCGCGAAGCTGCGGGCCGCGGTCGTCAACTCGCGCGCCCTCGCGGGCGTCAGTCGGCGACTGGACCTGGGCGCCTTCATCCGGCTCGGCCGCGGTGAAGTGGGGACCGGCGGGCGGGACAAGTCCTCGATCCTGGCCGACACGCTCGAGGCGATCCTCGGCGCGGTGTACCTGGACCAGGGCCTGGACGCGGCGACCGAGCTGATCCACCGGTTGTTCGATCCGCTGATCGAGCAGTCGGCGAACCTCGGCGCGGGCCTGGACTGGAAGACCAGCCTCCAGGAGCAGACCGCCGCGGCGGGCATCGGAGTCCCCGAATACGTGGTCTCCGAGACCGGCCCCGACCACGAGAAGACCTTCACGGCCCTGGCCCGGGTCGCGGGTGTCGATTACGGCACCGGCGTCGGACGGAGCAAGAAGGAGGCGGAGCAGCAGGCCGCCGAAAGCGCTTGGCACTCGATCCGCGCCAAGTACGGAGACGGTTCCGGCACCGCGCCGGCCACCGCCTAG